A window of Dysidea avara chromosome 1, odDysAvar1.4, whole genome shotgun sequence genomic DNA:
aaatgctttaagaatgtaactggatggtgaggcgtactttaatcggcgcgactttactgagaaactcgagcccctcgtgagaaactacatcgcttgagcaacgcttgaaaaagtaagagtcaagaatactgagggactctatgacatatgccggtcttgatgctaacgaaacgaggagtgaagtttgtgcaacgtgtcacatcgccacacactgattcaccgtgtttgtgcgatagggtttttggacctgtccaccagatgttgaaaggaaattcattccaccacatgttgaaaggaaattcattccaacttgtgaagttattggtatactcattgttggggtccatggggacatcgatgatcatttaccagtcagctgtaagtaatgtcacaacagaaggaaaggaaccatttccatatccctatggcatactgattttccaggtcagccgtttatgtacacccaaccacggaaatgtagaactttggttgcaggtggaaaataaacacctttttactcagttacaagagattcacccagctgggataaaatgttgaagtgaatgtcattagtacctacttgcggttcatcaggtattggacaattccaagtgtccagattatgcagttgtcctcatgttcaagtttacatgtttaggcaagttccacaacatcctataatttattattatatcagtgtggaatagtgcttatataatatttttcatattccaggctttaggtgtattgtatttaacgcctgcttgttggtttttgcaggccatctggtcataccggtttatccactagcagttgaatgtgatcatggtacgtatgtaagttgagaccatgcaggaacaaagatacaggtgtcatgaatttcaggtcagttaacgttcagaggaattgtattattgcaattgttcttgttgtagttatcaattatcagtgaccagtttgtgatagcgtactttgtttgactaatgaccaaatgttctggtttacttgcttacccaacagttatgttactcacttaaccctgcatatgtgatatatattttttagttcattttgattattcatcctttattggtacagcctggcatattgattttttgcacattctctttttaattcagtgcctgctggattgtttcatcagaagatgtctttggtgttgcgaccgatgttccaggtcagtttgcatgtgtgtttaatttaaggttgacttcagtgcctgctcattcttttacaggtctcggtattgagtgtcatgaatttcaggtcagttgacgtacagaagaattgtattattgcaattgttgtttttgtagttatcaattatcactgtatactagtgatgtgaatttgcaggtcagtctactcagatgtatcaggcatagtgttgatgggttcgaacaagtatccagtgtagactgtagtggcatcaagggtgttaatttccaagtcagtttacatgttgtgatgttagtgattttttcctagtacccagatgttaagtgtattgtatttaatgcccacttgttatgtttttaaaattatggtatatcagtgtagacagtgcaacagtaagccttctgtgttgtagtaactatttgtttcataatattatgctgttgtcccggaatggcacaatttttgggcaaccagtgtgaagtccagtggtacaaacattgtattatgaccaagttgtgatagcgtacttttgtttgactaatgtcctaatgttctggtttgactaatgtcctaatgttctggtttaacatgcttacccaacagttatgttattcattcacttagcctgggatataatttttgtttattttgattatccatgctattattgacacagcccggcatattgattttttgtacattctcttttaattcagtgcctgctggattgtgtcatcaga
This region includes:
- the LOC136258802 gene encoding uncharacterized protein isoform X4, whose translation is MNFSACWIVSSEDVFGVATDVPGLGIECHEFQVSLLRCIRHSVDGFEQVSSVDCSGIKGVNFQCLLDCVIRYRNKCFWCCDRCSRSQYRHADIQEIITIVGTIFSQVLM
- the LOC136258802 gene encoding uncharacterized protein isoform X1, producing the protein MTKCSGLLAYPTVPAGLFHQKMSLVLRPMFQVSVLSVMNFSYQLSLYTSDVNLQVSLLRCIRHSVDGFEQVSSVDCSGIKGVNFQCLLDCVIRYRNKCFWCCDRCSRSQYRHADIQEIITIVGTIFSQVLM
- the LOC136258802 gene encoding uncharacterized protein isoform X2; the protein is MFWFTCLPNSACWIVSSEDVFGVATDVPGLGIECHEFQVSLLRCIRHSVDGFEQVSSVDCSGIKGVNFQCLLDCVIRYRNKCFWCCDRCSRSQYRHADIQEIITIVGTIFSQVLM
- the LOC136258802 gene encoding uncharacterized protein isoform X3, translating into MSLVLRPMFQVSVLSVMNFSYQLSLYTSDVNLQVSLLRCIRHSVDGFEQVSSVDCSGIKGVNFQCLLDCVIRYRNKCFWCCDRCSRSQYRHADIQEIITIVGTIFSQVLM